The DNA segment GTTTCGGCTCGGGGCTTCGCCCCGAGCCGAAACCGAAACGAAGTGAAGCCCGAAGCAGCCCGGCCCGAATGGATAGGAATTCTGCCAAGGCAGAGGGACACGCCCAAATAAAATATAAAACCATGTCATCCAACAAAAATGCCCTGATCCGCTACAAAACTCTGGATAAATGTCTGAAAAACAAGTACCGGAAATATACGCTTGAAGATCTGATTGATGAATGTTCAGAAGCACTATTTGAGTACGAAGGCAAAGAATCTTTCGTAAGCAAACGCACGGTGCAGCTCGACCTGCAGAATATGCGCAGTGAAAAATTCGGGTATGAAGCTCCGATTGAAGTGTACGAAAGGAAATATTACAGATACAGCGATCCCGATTACAGCATTCACAATATTTCCGTCAATGAAAGTGACCTGAAAGCAATGAATAATGCAGTACAGATTCTGAAGCAGTTCAAAGATTTTTCCATGTTCAAAGAAATGAACGGGGTCATCCAGAAACTGGAAGATTCCATCCATGCAACCATCCATAAATCGATTATTCATCTCGATAAAAATGAACAGCTGAAGGGCCTGGAACATATTGATGTGCTTTATGAAAGCATTGTAAGTAAAAAAGTACTTCGTATTCGGTATAAAAGTTTTACGGCACGTGAGGCGAATATTTTTACGGTTCATCCGCAACTGTTAAAAGAATATAATAACCGCTGGTTCCTGATCTGTGTTTACAAAGGCAAAATGTATAACCTTGCTCTGGACCGCATGGAACACATTGAACAGGAAGAAAAAGCAGAATATATAGACAAAAATCTTGATGGTGATGAATATTTCAAGGATATTATAGGCGTAACCGTTTCCGGGACAATGAAACCACGACAAGTGATTTTCTTTGTAGATGCATCCAACGCACCTTATGTAAAAACCAAACCATTTCATAAAAGTCAGGAAATTATAAGCGAAACAGAAGAAGGAACAGTGTTTAAAATTTGTGTACAGATCAATTATGAACTGGAACGATTGTTATTAGGTTTCGGAGACTGCCTGATTGTTCACCAGCCGAAAAAACTGAGAATAAGGATGCAGGAAAAATTCAGGTCGGGATTTAGAAATTATAAGAACCTGAATGCACAAGATGAAGACTGAAATAAAACATCTATGGCGTGGAAATTGTATTACCCAAAATACTAAAATAATAATATGAAATCAAGAATATTAAAAGCTGTGGTAGCAGTGGTAGCACCTTTGGTGATAGAATTTATTATTAAAAAAATAGCCGAAAAGTTCGATGAACAGCCGGCAGAAGATAAAAAACAGGTTCCCGTACAAAACTGGGAGTAGTTAGTTTAATATTGTGAAAAAAGAGGCGTTAATAAAAACAGCCTCTTTTTTTTATATAAAATCATAAACTCCGTTTTTCCAGCCTAAGACTTTAGAAGAATCTGCTTTGAGCCAGTTTTTGAGTACCGTAGCATAGACTTTCCTGAAATCTTCGGAATAAATAAGATCACCTTCATTGAGCTTCGTAAGATCTGGTAGCGGATTTAGTACACCTTTTTTCTTTAGTCCGCCACTGATAAAAAACATCTGGTTAGCGGTTCCATGATCAGTTCCTTTACTGGCATTTTGGGAAACCCGTCTGCCGAATTCCGAAAATGTCATCAGTAAAATATTATCAAAAAGGCCGTTGCTTTTCATATCTGCTACGAAAGATTTAACGGCTTCATTAATATCATTGAAAAGTTTCTGCTGTCTTTCATTTTGATTCACATGGGTATCAAAACTTCCGATGGAAAGGTAATAAACCCGTGTGTTGATATCGGATTTAATTAAAGAAGCAACGGTTTTAAAATCTTTTCCCAACTGAGAATTGGGATACGTTTCATTGGTTTTCTTAGCCTTACTTTTTTCAAAAATATATCCGGCATTGTTGATGGTTGAACCCAGGGTCTGATAAAGGTAGGAAACCGTTTCATCGTCGTGATGATGGTCATAAAGCGATTTGAAATATTTTTCCTGGCTGGTTTGGTACAGTCTTTTGGGATCTTTAAATGCAAAAGCTTTATTTTTTTCACCTTTTAAAGCAAGGCTCAGCATATCGTCAACCTCCAAAGCCTGGGTAGGATGTTCGCAACGGTAGCATTCTTCGTCGAGAAATCTTCCGAGCCAGCCGGTTTCCAGGTATTCATCACTTTTACTGGCCGAATGCCAGATATCCATACTCCTGAAATGGGATTTATCAGGATTGGGGTATCCAACATTGTTCATCACGGAAAGTTCACCGTTGTCATGCAGTTCTTTGAAATACGAAAGGGCAGGGTTAATCCCCGTTTCATCATTCAGAGTCAAAGAATTATTAATGGCAATATTGCTTCTTTCTTTAAAATAAATATCATTCCGCACCGGAATAATCGTATTGAGCCCATCATTACCTCCTGTAAACTGCAGAACGATCAGGATTTTCTGGTTGGGTTCCAGTGCTTCATCGAACGTCATGGCTTTCAGGAAATTCGGCATTAATAATGAAGCGGTTGCCAGGGAACTTATTTTCAGGAATTCTCTTCTTTTGATTAACATAACATTAGGTTTTAAATTGAAAAAATGCGGGCTGCAGATGTCATTACATCAATTGATATTCAGGAGTGCACATCAGATTAATAACATTCATCTTAATGCTGTTGTCAGAAAAGTTTTTCACGGAATTCATGTCTAAAGATTTTGTGTTTTGAATCAGGTATTCTGTAGGGTTTTTGCCGCTGAAAACTTTTTCCACACGATCCCAGTCGATGGTAATATTAGGATTTTTAAAAGATTTGTTTAAAATATTTTCCGGAGATTTCATTCCCATGTCAATATCATCATCCGGCCGTGGAGTATATTCTAAGGGCCGTAATCCGGACCAGATCTGCGGAATCTGAAGTCTCAGCATTAGGGTAGAGCTGTCGATCCAGGATTTTCCGTTTGGCCAGCCGGCAACATTCGGAGGGTAAAGCAACATTTGTCCCAATAGTTTCTGGTATACAATCAGGTTTTCAGGATTCTGAATATTCATCGGCAGTGTACGCATAATTCCGGCTATAAGCTCTATCGGTGATTTTATTCTGTTACCAATATTTTTTTGTTCATAAAACCAGGTACTTGAGAATATTTCAATCATCAGTTTCCGGATATCATAACCGGATTTGTAAAAATGATCTGCAAGCTGGTCAACAATTGCTTTATCTTCAGTTTCATTGACGAAGAAACGGTAAATCTTTGCGGTGATAAATCTGGAAGTTGCTTTTTGTTCAAGAATGATATTTAACACATCATTTCCTGTAAAGTTTCCGGTTTGGCCTAAAAATATTTTGGAGCCTTCATCATGAAGTTTTTTTCGTTCCTGAAAGTTTCCTTCTTTATCATAACCCCAGCCTGTAAAAGCTCTTGCACCTTCCCGGATGTCTTTTTCAGAATAATTTCCTCTTCCCATCGTGAAAAGTTCCATCACTTCCCGCGCAAAGTTTTCGTTGGGATGATCTTTTTTATTTTGCTGATTATTAAGAAAACTCAGCATCGCCGGTGATTTGCTTACTTCAAACAGCAGTTCCCTGAAACTTCCGAGAGCATTTTTCCGGATAACATTAAGAATTTGACGGTTGAATTTCGGATTTTGTACTCTTGAAGCGAAATGTCCGTGCCAGAAGAATGCCATTTTTTCCCTGAGCTGTTCGTTACCGGTTACCATTTTATACAGAAAGTTAAGATTAAGCTCTTCATTCTGCCGGCGGTTGATCTTTTGTATTTCTTTTCTCTTTTCCGCAGGAGATTTGTCATTCATATAATCCAGCGTGTCCGTATCCGGAGTATCATAATTGATATAAGTAAAAGCTTCTTCCTTCAGCAGCTCATCAAGAAAAGTTTTAGAGTTTTTATTGTTAAGATCTTCAAACTGGTTAATCCCGGCGCCAAAGCCTGCTCGCCAAAGAAGGTGTTTATTTCGGATAACTGACTCGAGTGCCATAGCTGTATTTTATATTTTGGATGGTATTAAGATGGTAATGTTAAATAAAATAACGGTTAACAATTGTTAATATTACAGCTATAGAAATTCTTGCTCATAACAATTAAACAGGCATTTAATTTTAATTAAATTTAATATATTGAATATCATTATTTTGTGATCTGCGTTCCTTGTGAATTGTTGAAAACACCGTGGTTGGCACGATTTTTATAGTTTTCACAGTAGTAAAATTAAAAATCAGAGTTATGAAAATGTTAAAACACGCAATTTTATTTGCCGGAATTTTTACTGCTGGAGCATTAAGTGCACAAAGTGCGCAGATGAATAATATGATTAAAGTAGGAGCAAATGTAGGTTTAGCAGTTCCATCTGATAACACTTCAATGGCTGTAGGTGTTGATGTAGCCTATCAGAATCTGGTAACGCCAGGATTCGGATTGGGTATTGCTACTGGATATACTCATTATTTTGGGAAAGATAATAACGGATACAGTAATAATGATGTAGGTGTTGTTCCTGTGGCTGCCTTATTGAGAATTTATCCAAAACAAACAGGTTTTTATTTTGGAACAGATTTAGGATATGGCTTCCTTGTTGGAGATGATAAGGTAGCATCCAATACAACCCTGGACAAGCCAAGTGGTGGTTTTTACCTAAAACCTGAGATTGGTTATCACAATCAGGACTGGAACTTCTTTGTGCAGTACCAAAAGGTATTTGTAGGAAGCAAAGGAGATTTGCCGGGTCAGGACTACAATGTGGGTAACATTGGGGTAGGATTTTCCTACAATATTCCTTTAGGAAAGTAGTTAGATTTAAATATAAGCAATTATTAGCCAAACCTTTTCGAGTTTTTGAGAAGGTTTTTTATTTCTAACGAAAATTTACGAAAAGTATTATTATATTTGATAAAATTTGAGGTTATGATTTTGAATCCGAAATTTCCGCTTTACTTACCAGGAGTAAAAAATGCTGGCAATGATAACATTTCTATCATTGGCGCAAACCTTCGTGAAGATATTACAACTTTAGGCTATTTTATTTCCGCAAACGAAGGCCTTGAACTTAAAATCCAGAATATATATCCTACCAAAGAATATGCTTCATTTGGAGATATTTTAAGGAAATTCATTCAGGATAATCAACTTGAGAACGTTAAAAGACTCAGTCTGGCAGTTCCCGGACCTGTGCTTAACGGCAAAAGTAATCCGATACGATTGGGATGGAATCTAGATATTGAAGAGCTTAAAAGAGATTTTAATTTCGAGAGAGCAGATATGCTTAATGACCAGGAAGCTTCTGCCTACGGGATGGGACTTCTGGAAGATTCTGATCTTGATCCCATCTATACCAGCGGAAATCTCGAAAAAGGAAATGTTGCCATTCTTGCTCCCGGAAACGGACTTGGGGAAGCAGGGTATTTCTTTGACGGAAAGTATATAAGACCATTTGCAACGGAAGGAGGTCACTCAGAATTCTCTCCAAGAACAAATGTTGAGGTAGAATTCTACCAGTTTCTGAACAATATTTATGGAATTGTTAGCTGGGAAAATGTCTTGTCTAAAACAGGATTATTCAATATTTACCGTTTTTTAAGAGATGTAAAAAGACATCCTGAGCCGGAATGGCTTGCTGAAAGACTTTCTGAAGGAAATTTCGTTCAGGAGTTATATAAAGCGGCTGTTGAAGATGATGTACTGATCTGTAAAATCGCTTTAGATACCTTTATAGAGTTTCTCGCAAGAGAGGCAAATAACCTTACCTTAAAACTGAAAGCAACAGGAGGATTACTGATTTCAGGGGATATTCCTCAGGAAATCAGGTCTTATATTGATAAAGATAAGTTCTACGAAAAATTCAAGATCAGTGATAAAATGGAAGAAATGCTGAGAAATATTCCAATTTATCTTAATAAAAACGAAAATACAGCTTTGAATGGCGCAGCGCTATACACCGCTTATTATCAAGACTAACTTTAAGCTCCGGATTTCCGGAGTTTTTTTATTTATAAAAATTATTGCATTAATTGATATACATCAATGAAATCTATCATTTCTGTTGACTACATTTGCACCAGTAAATAATAAACAAGCAAATAATTTTTATCAAAATGAAAAAAATATTTTTATTAGCAGTATTAGCAAGTGGCCTAGCTTTCGGACAGGCAAAAAAAGTAGTAAGCTCTGATGTTCAGTGGTGGGGGTATAAGATCGCAAAATCTGAAGCAAGCTCTCACAACGGAACGGTAAAGGTGAAATCAGGTGATATGATTATGAAAGGAAACCAATTGGTTGGTGGTAGTTTTGTGTTAGATATGACTTCTATCAATGCCACTGATCTTTCCGGTGAATATCAGCAAAAACTAAACGGACACCTTAAAAACGGTGATTTCTTTGAAGTTGAAAAATATCCTACTGCGACTTTCAAAATCACGGGTGTGAAGAAAAACAATGATAAAGTATACAATTCCTTAGTAACAGGTAATTTAACGGTAAAAGGAAAAACCAACGCAATTTCTTTCCCTGCAAAAATTACTTATGCTAACGGAGTAGTAAGCTTAATGTCAAACAAATTCTCAATTGACAGACAAAAATTTGATGTTGCTTACAAATCTACCATGCAGGATGTGCTTGTGAAAGATGATATGGATTTGCAGGTAAAAGTGA comes from the Chryseobacterium nepalense genome and includes:
- a CDS encoding YceI family protein, with the protein product MKKIFLLAVLASGLAFGQAKKVVSSDVQWWGYKIAKSEASSHNGTVKVKSGDMIMKGNQLVGGSFVLDMTSINATDLSGEYQQKLNGHLKNGDFFEVEKYPTATFKITGVKKNNDKVYNSLVTGNLTVKGKTNAISFPAKITYANGVVSLMSNKFSIDRQKFDVAYKSTMQDVLVKDDMDLQVKVTAK
- a CDS encoding DUF1800 domain-containing protein, which translates into the protein MALESVIRNKHLLWRAGFGAGINQFEDLNNKNSKTFLDELLKEEAFTYINYDTPDTDTLDYMNDKSPAEKRKEIQKINRRQNEELNLNFLYKMVTGNEQLREKMAFFWHGHFASRVQNPKFNRQILNVIRKNALGSFRELLFEVSKSPAMLSFLNNQQNKKDHPNENFAREVMELFTMGRGNYSEKDIREGARAFTGWGYDKEGNFQERKKLHDEGSKIFLGQTGNFTGNDVLNIILEQKATSRFITAKIYRFFVNETEDKAIVDQLADHFYKSGYDIRKLMIEIFSSTWFYEQKNIGNRIKSPIELIAGIMRTLPMNIQNPENLIVYQKLLGQMLLYPPNVAGWPNGKSWIDSSTLMLRLQIPQIWSGLRPLEYTPRPDDDIDMGMKSPENILNKSFKNPNITIDWDRVEKVFSGKNPTEYLIQNTKSLDMNSVKNFSDNSIKMNVINLMCTPEYQLM
- a CDS encoding DUF1501 domain-containing protein, which codes for MLIKRREFLKISSLATASLLMPNFLKAMTFDEALEPNQKILIVLQFTGGNDGLNTIIPVRNDIYFKERSNIAINNSLTLNDETGINPALSYFKELHDNGELSVMNNVGYPNPDKSHFRSMDIWHSASKSDEYLETGWLGRFLDEECYRCEHPTQALEVDDMLSLALKGEKNKAFAFKDPKRLYQTSQEKYFKSLYDHHHDDETVSYLYQTLGSTINNAGYIFEKSKAKKTNETYPNSQLGKDFKTVASLIKSDINTRVYYLSIGSFDTHVNQNERQQKLFNDINEAVKSFVADMKSNGLFDNILLMTFSEFGRRVSQNASKGTDHGTANQMFFISGGLKKKGVLNPLPDLTKLNEGDLIYSEDFRKVYATVLKNWLKADSSKVLGWKNGVYDFI
- a CDS encoding glucokinase, with product MILNPKFPLYLPGVKNAGNDNISIIGANLREDITTLGYFISANEGLELKIQNIYPTKEYASFGDILRKFIQDNQLENVKRLSLAVPGPVLNGKSNPIRLGWNLDIEELKRDFNFERADMLNDQEASAYGMGLLEDSDLDPIYTSGNLEKGNVAILAPGNGLGEAGYFFDGKYIRPFATEGGHSEFSPRTNVEVEFYQFLNNIYGIVSWENVLSKTGLFNIYRFLRDVKRHPEPEWLAERLSEGNFVQELYKAAVEDDVLICKIALDTFIEFLAREANNLTLKLKATGGLLISGDIPQEIRSYIDKDKFYEKFKISDKMEEMLRNIPIYLNKNENTALNGAALYTAYYQD
- a CDS encoding helix-turn-helix transcriptional regulator translates to MSSNKNALIRYKTLDKCLKNKYRKYTLEDLIDECSEALFEYEGKESFVSKRTVQLDLQNMRSEKFGYEAPIEVYERKYYRYSDPDYSIHNISVNESDLKAMNNAVQILKQFKDFSMFKEMNGVIQKLEDSIHATIHKSIIHLDKNEQLKGLEHIDVLYESIVSKKVLRIRYKSFTAREANIFTVHPQLLKEYNNRWFLICVYKGKMYNLALDRMEHIEQEEKAEYIDKNLDGDEYFKDIIGVTVSGTMKPRQVIFFVDASNAPYVKTKPFHKSQEIISETEEGTVFKICVQINYELERLLLGFGDCLIVHQPKKLRIRMQEKFRSGFRNYKNLNAQDED